The following are encoded in a window of Cycloclasticus pugetii PS-1 genomic DNA:
- a CDS encoding SDR family NAD(P)-dependent oxidoreductase, whose protein sequence is MSGKVALITGGGSGIGEASCQRLAQEGATVIVTDINLDSAERVADAINNEGGHACPKYHDVTKEKAWVALIDEVIDQFASLDVLVNNAAIAPTGSVEDTSLDDWRSVQQVNVEGVFMGTREAVKAMKEKGGSIINISSDLGIIGEPTMAAYSTSKGAIRVFTKAAALHCAREGYAIRINSVHPGFIDTPAVTSTVAEMSEDMAKAFRERILAGIPMGRMGRPLDVANGILFLSSDESSYMTGSELVIDGGFIA, encoded by the coding sequence ATGAGTGGAAAAGTAGCCCTCATAACGGGGGGTGGTTCAGGGATTGGTGAAGCAAGTTGTCAGCGTTTAGCGCAAGAAGGTGCAACGGTTATCGTGACTGATATTAATTTAGACAGTGCCGAACGTGTTGCGGATGCGATAAATAATGAAGGAGGGCATGCTTGTCCTAAGTATCACGATGTAACCAAGGAAAAAGCTTGGGTAGCTTTGATCGATGAGGTTATCGATCAATTTGCTAGTTTAGATGTATTAGTAAACAACGCGGCTATTGCACCAACAGGGTCGGTAGAAGACACCTCTTTGGACGACTGGCGAAGTGTTCAGCAGGTCAATGTAGAAGGCGTTTTTATGGGTACACGTGAAGCCGTAAAAGCAATGAAAGAGAAAGGAGGCTCAATCATTAATATTTCTTCTGATTTAGGTATTATTGGTGAACCTACAATGGCTGCGTACAGTACGAGTAAAGGGGCTATTAGAGTTTTTACGAAAGCAGCTGCCTTACATTGTGCCAGGGAAGGCTACGCTATTCGGATAAACTCTGTACACCCTGGTTTTATTGATACACCCGCTGTAACCAGCACGGTAGCGGAAATGAGCGAAGATATGGCGAAGGCATTTAGAGAACGAATTTTAGCTGGAATTCCAATGGGGCGAATGGGTAGGCCTTTAGATGTAGCGAACGGCATTCTTTTCCTTTCTTCAGATGAATCTAGTTATATGACCGGTTCTGAGTTGGTGATTGATGGTGGTTTTATCGCTTAA
- a CDS encoding NAD(P)-dependent oxidoreductase encodes MTFKIAFIGLGAMGQAIVSRIIQAGHSVTVHDLSAQAVNAMVEKGATALEQGVPLGSDKNLVFVSVSHADIMEKLICEEGGLLDGMDEGGIIVDLGTTPSGQCRQLAKLASAKGKVFLDAPVSGSTPWADAGTLAMMVGGEEQSYQRVRPILSSFANKIHYLGGSGNGQLLKLCHQLTFVSTITGISEAIALAEAHGLKAKMVLDVLADCVAPRHVIDFMLPMAENERFDQGRGTLKLGHKDLQAVKQSAEDVSLKLPLAEELLGYMDKAMKEGWQDADLFALVDMARDEFYATMKSR; translated from the coding sequence TTGACATTTAAAATTGCTTTTATCGGGCTTGGTGCAATGGGGCAAGCTATTGTTTCTAGAATTATACAAGCTGGCCATAGCGTTACGGTACATGACCTATCCGCTCAAGCTGTTAACGCGATGGTGGAGAAAGGAGCAACAGCACTTGAACAAGGTGTGCCGTTAGGCAGCGATAAAAACCTCGTGTTTGTCAGTGTGTCTCATGCCGATATCATGGAAAAGTTGATCTGTGAAGAAGGTGGTTTGTTAGATGGCATGGATGAGGGAGGCATTATTGTTGATTTAGGCACAACGCCCAGCGGGCAGTGTCGGCAGTTAGCAAAACTGGCCAGTGCTAAAGGTAAAGTTTTTTTAGATGCTCCTGTAAGTGGTTCAACGCCTTGGGCTGATGCTGGTACCTTGGCCATGATGGTCGGTGGAGAAGAGCAAAGCTATCAGCGAGTGCGGCCGATCCTCTCCTCATTTGCAAATAAAATTCACTATTTAGGTGGGTCGGGTAATGGGCAATTACTAAAATTGTGTCACCAGTTGACCTTTGTTTCTACCATAACAGGCATATCGGAAGCCATTGCTTTGGCCGAAGCGCACGGGCTTAAGGCTAAAATGGTTCTTGATGTATTGGCAGATTGCGTTGCGCCGAGGCATGTTATTGACTTTATGCTGCCGATGGCTGAAAACGAGCGTTTTGACCAAGGGCGTGGAACCTTAAAACTAGGCCATAAAGACCTACAAGCAGTTAAGCAAAGTGCCGAAGATGTCAGTTTAAAACTACCGCTCGCTGAAGAACTGTTGGGTTATATGGATAAGGCAATGAAAGAGGGTTGGCAAGATGCTGACTTGTTTGCTTTGGTTGATATGGCAAGAGATGAGTTTTATGCAACGATGAAAAGCCGTTAA
- a CDS encoding Crp/Fnr family transcriptional regulator, which yields MTSLRQHLLFASFNEQQFSQIETATSTLSLNDGNHLFHQQDPAKYFYYLQAGEIKLYRLSANGEEKVIELIRPGQTFAEAVMFMNFQHYPVHAQAISDCQLIQIKMSTFLKLLDQSPATCLKILAKMSQRLHGSIQEIDQLTLQNATMRVVQFMLQGITNDALSPYKIQWTAPKATLASRLSVRPETFSRILKQLTRDGLIEVQGKTITILNLEALRQHINI from the coding sequence ATGACTTCATTACGCCAACATTTATTATTTGCCAGCTTTAATGAGCAACAATTTAGTCAAATTGAAACGGCGACTAGCACGCTTTCACTCAACGATGGGAACCATTTATTTCACCAGCAAGACCCGGCCAAGTACTTTTATTATTTACAGGCCGGCGAGATTAAACTGTATCGCCTCTCTGCCAATGGTGAGGAAAAAGTGATCGAATTAATTCGTCCAGGACAAACATTTGCTGAAGCAGTAATGTTTATGAACTTTCAACACTATCCAGTGCATGCGCAAGCGATTAGTGACTGCCAACTGATACAAATTAAAATGAGTACGTTTCTTAAACTACTCGATCAGTCACCCGCCACTTGTTTAAAAATACTGGCTAAAATGAGCCAACGCTTACATGGAAGTATTCAGGAGATTGATCAGCTAACCCTACAAAATGCTACCATGCGTGTTGTTCAATTTATGCTCCAAGGCATCACTAACGATGCCCTATCGCCTTATAAAATACAATGGACAGCACCAAAGGCAACCCTAGCGTCACGCCTATCCGTACGGCCTGAAACCTTTTCTAGAATTTTAAAACAATTAACACGCGATGGCCTGATTGAGGTACAAGGCAAAACGATTACTATTCTAAATTTAGAGGCTTTACGTCAGCATATAAACATTTAA
- the hcp gene encoding hydroxylamine reductase — MFCYQCEQTAHSKKNGIGCQTAQGVCGKDATTADLQDLMTYSVKGIAQYAKLARELGHTDNEADVFILYGLFTTLTNVNFNADRFVELIAEAKQIRDRLREAYEHAAVEQNVPIETPEGPAVWEPATVKAGLLLQVEHAAIDKDLDIVGEDIVGLRAMMLYGLKGVAAYCYHAHVLGYQNEEVFERIEKALDLLANEPTDAELLLGGCLEVGAINLKVMELLDAANTGQFGAQEAGAARTTAVKGKAILVSGHDMQDLYDLLEQTKDTGINIYTHGEMLPAHAYPKLKAYPHLIGNYGTAWQNQHVEFAAFPGAIIMTSNCLIEPQDSYKDRIFTAGPVGWPGVPHLEHGDFTLAIEAAKAAEGFTEDEEEKSVMVGFGRHTVLSVADKVVEAVKSGDISHFFVVGGCDGAAPGRNYYTELVEQTPDDTVVLTLGCGKYRFNDQDLGDIGGIPRLLDVGQCNDTYSAIQIALALAKEFDCGVNDLPLSYMVSWFEQKAVAVLLSLLSLGIKGIHLGPTLPGFITPNLLNILVETFDIKPNGVASEDLAKALAQQAA, encoded by the coding sequence ATGTTTTGTTATCAATGCGAACAAACAGCACATTCAAAGAAAAATGGTATTGGCTGCCAAACAGCGCAAGGGGTTTGCGGTAAAGATGCCACCACCGCTGATTTACAGGATTTAATGACTTATAGCGTTAAAGGCATTGCGCAATATGCAAAGTTGGCTCGTGAGTTAGGCCACACAGACAATGAAGCAGATGTTTTTATTTTATATGGGTTATTTACGACCTTAACCAATGTTAACTTTAATGCAGATCGTTTTGTTGAGCTCATTGCTGAAGCTAAACAAATACGAGATCGTCTTAGGGAAGCGTATGAACATGCCGCCGTAGAACAAAATGTACCTATTGAAACGCCAGAAGGGCCAGCAGTGTGGGAGCCAGCGACGGTTAAAGCAGGTTTGTTGTTGCAGGTTGAACACGCAGCGATTGATAAAGACTTAGACATTGTTGGAGAAGATATTGTTGGTTTACGTGCCATGATGCTTTATGGCCTTAAAGGTGTAGCGGCATATTGCTACCATGCGCATGTTTTAGGTTACCAAAATGAAGAAGTTTTTGAGCGCATTGAAAAAGCGTTAGATTTGTTAGCGAACGAACCAACTGATGCAGAGCTTCTACTCGGAGGTTGTCTAGAAGTAGGGGCTATTAACCTAAAAGTAATGGAATTACTGGATGCGGCTAATACCGGTCAATTTGGTGCTCAAGAAGCGGGTGCAGCAAGAACAACGGCGGTTAAAGGGAAAGCCATTTTAGTCAGTGGGCATGATATGCAAGACCTTTATGACTTGCTTGAACAAACCAAAGATACGGGTATTAATATTTACACTCATGGAGAAATGTTGCCTGCTCATGCTTACCCAAAGCTAAAAGCATATCCTCACTTAATTGGTAATTATGGCACGGCTTGGCAGAACCAACATGTGGAATTTGCGGCCTTTCCAGGTGCCATCATCATGACATCAAACTGTTTAATTGAGCCGCAAGACTCTTATAAAGATAGAATTTTTACTGCTGGACCGGTCGGTTGGCCTGGAGTTCCTCATCTAGAACATGGTGATTTTACGTTGGCGATTGAAGCGGCTAAAGCAGCCGAAGGTTTTACCGAAGATGAAGAAGAAAAATCAGTGATGGTTGGCTTTGGTCGTCATACCGTATTGAGTGTTGCAGACAAAGTAGTTGAAGCGGTTAAAAGCGGCGATATTAGTCATTTCTTTGTAGTCGGTGGTTGTGACGGTGCGGCACCCGGTCGTAATTACTACACAGAGCTGGTTGAGCAAACACCCGATGATACCGTTGTTTTAACATTAGGCTGTGGTAAATACCGTTTCAATGATCAAGATTTAGGTGATATTGGCGGCATCCCGCGTTTATTAGATGTTGGCCAATGTAATGACACATACTCGGCTATTCAAATTGCCTTGGCATTGGCTAAAGAGTTTGACTGTGGCGTTAATGATTTACCACTATCTTATATGGTTTCATGGTTTGAACAAAAAGCGGTTGCGGTTTTACTGAGCTTGTTATCATTGGGTATAAAAGGCATTCACCTAGGGCCAACATTGCCCGGTTTTATCACCCCCAATCTTCTTAATATTCTTGTAGAAACGTTTGATATTAAACCGAATGGTGTGGCCTCAGAAGATTTAGCAAAAGCATTGGCTCAACAAGCCGCTTAA
- a CDS encoding aromatic ring-hydroxylating oxygenase subunit alpha, translating to MKPVNKLIQQDGAIQDRAIFWDEDIYQKEMEEIFARCWLFLTHESIIPDEGDYQSTMMGEDSVVVARQKDGSIKAFVNSCTHRGNAVCFSDGGNAKSFTCPYHGWVFGMDGNLVDVPLEKQAYHNEIDKSALHLKKIRVESYKGFVFGTFDDEAPSLKDYLGGMAWYMDSFMDVPGGCELIGPPMKSILDCNWKNPTENFIGDGYHVGWAHASALEIAGGPLAIAKGNAVYDAETSGLQVTVPEGHGFGVIWEGAAALHGGPVFEAYQKWLDDRSPLIREKMGEHREKFYRGHWDAAIFPNCSFLYGTNTFKMWQPRGPHSIEVLTWTLVEKEMPDQLKQMIHTDNMLTFGTAGILESDDGENMEQCTQTNRGYSTRQGTLYLGMGKGHEYLDPELPGLVSKGWVNEAPQRGMYRRWAEFMEGKPWSELSTTAQLEQKKVGG from the coding sequence ATGAAGCCAGTTAATAAATTAATCCAACAAGACGGTGCGATTCAAGATCGTGCGATATTTTGGGATGAGGACATTTACCAAAAAGAGATGGAAGAAATTTTTGCTCGATGTTGGTTGTTTTTAACACATGAATCAATCATTCCCGATGAGGGTGATTATCAGTCGACAATGATGGGTGAGGACTCTGTTGTTGTTGCACGCCAGAAAGACGGCAGTATTAAAGCATTTGTAAACTCATGTACACATCGTGGTAATGCCGTTTGTTTTTCAGATGGTGGTAATGCTAAATCATTTACCTGCCCATACCATGGCTGGGTGTTTGGTATGGATGGTAACCTTGTTGATGTACCTTTAGAAAAACAGGCCTATCATAATGAAATTGATAAGAGTGCCTTACACCTTAAGAAAATAAGGGTAGAGAGTTATAAAGGCTTTGTCTTTGGTACATTTGATGATGAAGCGCCATCACTAAAAGATTACTTAGGTGGAATGGCTTGGTATATGGATTCATTTATGGACGTGCCCGGTGGCTGTGAGCTAATCGGCCCTCCGATGAAATCTATTCTAGATTGCAACTGGAAAAACCCAACAGAGAACTTTATTGGGGATGGCTACCATGTCGGTTGGGCACATGCGTCCGCGTTAGAAATAGCAGGTGGCCCATTAGCCATTGCCAAAGGTAATGCCGTTTATGATGCTGAAACATCCGGGTTGCAAGTTACCGTACCTGAAGGTCATGGGTTCGGTGTTATTTGGGAAGGCGCGGCTGCGCTTCATGGCGGCCCTGTTTTTGAAGCCTATCAAAAATGGTTGGATGACAGATCGCCACTGATTAGAGAAAAAATGGGTGAGCACCGTGAGAAGTTTTACCGTGGGCACTGGGATGCTGCAATTTTTCCTAATTGTTCATTTTTATACGGCACAAATACTTTCAAAATGTGGCAACCACGTGGCCCGCATAGTATTGAGGTGCTGACATGGACCTTAGTTGAAAAAGAAATGCCCGATCAGCTTAAACAAATGATACATACCGATAATATGCTGACCTTTGGTACAGCGGGTATTCTTGAAAGTGATGATGGTGAGAATATGGAGCAATGCACACAAACTAATCGTGGCTATTCTACACGTCAAGGGACGCTTTATCTTGGTATGGGAAAAGGGCATGAATACCTTGATCCTGAGTTACCCGGTTTGGTTAGTAAAGGATGGGTTAACGAAGCACCTCAACGAGGCATGTATCGTCGATGGGCAGAGTTTATGGAAGGTAAACCTTGGAGTGAATTGTCAACGACGGCTCAATTAGAGCAAAAAAAAGTAGGGGGCTAA
- a CDS encoding aromatic-ring-hydroxylating dioxygenase subunit beta produces the protein MSNKQQAGQSVDQSTHFEVERFLVQEARALDEERFDDWLGNMLCKDISYQLPTQEVRYRRDNKVLGNSQTTYLYNDDYGMLSMRVARMATGIVWAEDPRVRNRRIISNIDAQWSEADDEIDVRSAFILFRSRMQRDQATHYGIRMDKLRKEKGNWKLASRVITLDQRVVLDKNIHCFF, from the coding sequence ATGAGCAATAAACAACAAGCAGGACAAAGCGTTGATCAATCTACTCACTTTGAAGTTGAGCGTTTTTTAGTACAAGAAGCAAGAGCCTTGGATGAAGAGCGATTTGATGATTGGCTTGGAAATATGCTATGTAAAGATATTAGCTACCAGCTACCAACTCAAGAAGTGCGCTATCGCCGTGACAACAAGGTATTGGGCAATTCCCAAACAACATATTTATATAATGATGACTACGGCATGTTGAGTATGCGTGTGGCAAGAATGGCGACAGGCATTGTATGGGCTGAGGACCCTAGGGTTCGTAATCGTCGTATTATCAGTAATATAGATGCTCAATGGTCTGAGGCCGACGACGAAATTGATGTGCGTTCTGCCTTTATTTTATTTCGTAGTCGTATGCAAAGGGACCAAGCAACACATTACGGTATTCGGATGGATAAATTAAGAAAAGAAAAGGGTAACTGGAAACTAGCATCAAGGGTGATTACCTTAGATCAACGTGTTGTGCTAGACAAAAATATTCACTGTTTCTTTTAG
- a CDS encoding Crp/Fnr family transcriptional regulator, translating to MPEDCKDCSLANTCIPSAFAEHNIHKLDKIVSPTKQYPRHRNIYHQGSNFQALYIVKSGALKTYITNSKGDENITGFYMPGDIVGLESISKRRYLNTAKTLTDSRLCRVNYQELAELRKYTPALSDWAINLFSLSLASGQDFFNCLSQHTAVARLATFLLTLSKRTSRSDQYQLDFQLPMSRQDIGSYLGLANETTSRAFTRLVDKNCIHKMNKEIHIVDLEALQECSNLTIEHSKESY from the coding sequence ATGCCTGAAGATTGTAAGGATTGCTCATTAGCAAACACCTGTATACCCAGCGCCTTTGCTGAGCATAATATTCATAAACTCGATAAAATTGTATCGCCCACTAAGCAATACCCTCGGCATCGAAATATATACCATCAAGGTAGCAACTTTCAGGCCTTATATATTGTTAAATCGGGTGCGTTAAAAACCTATATTACTAACTCTAAGGGGGATGAAAATATTACGGGTTTTTACATGCCTGGAGATATCGTGGGTCTTGAGAGTATTTCAAAAAGGCGCTACCTAAACACCGCTAAAACACTCACAGACAGTAGACTTTGCAGGGTAAATTATCAGGAGCTGGCCGAATTAAGAAAATATACACCCGCTTTGTCTGACTGGGCTATCAACCTATTTAGTTTGTCGTTGGCTTCTGGCCAAGACTTTTTTAATTGCCTGTCTCAACACACTGCTGTTGCGAGATTAGCGACTTTTCTATTAACCTTATCCAAACGTACCAGCCGATCTGATCAGTACCAATTAGACTTTCAATTACCGATGTCTCGTCAAGATATTGGAAGCTACTTGGGACTTGCCAACGAAACAACCAGCCGTGCCTTTACTAGGCTGGTTGATAAAAACTGTATTCATAAAATGAATAAAGAGATTCACATTGTGGACTTAGAGGCCTTGCAAGAATGTTCTAACCTTACTATTGAGCATTCCAAAGAAAGTTATTAA
- a CDS encoding DUF411 domain-containing protein, with translation MFNIVRLLLPLAFLLGLTACLETEQQTQKNNANEELSSLVQLDVFKSPTCQCCDGWVSHAKQHGFISTTHHPLDLNELKSKWGVAPQYQSCHTAVSKEGYVFEGHIPAQVIQRFLAEKPANALGLAVPGMPIGSPGMEMGDRRDDYDVLLLKKDGGSQVYARIRANS, from the coding sequence ATGTTTAATATAGTAAGGCTACTTTTGCCGTTAGCATTTTTATTGGGGCTAACAGCTTGCTTAGAAACCGAGCAGCAAACACAAAAAAATAATGCCAATGAAGAGCTATCGTCCTTGGTTCAATTAGATGTTTTTAAAAGTCCCACCTGTCAATGTTGTGATGGTTGGGTAAGCCACGCAAAGCAACATGGTTTTATATCGACAACGCATCATCCGCTAGATTTAAATGAACTTAAATCAAAATGGGGAGTTGCCCCGCAGTACCAGTCTTGTCATACGGCGGTATCAAAAGAAGGTTATGTTTTTGAAGGGCATATTCCAGCGCAGGTAATACAACGTTTTTTAGCTGAAAAACCTGCTAATGCATTAGGTCTTGCTGTTCCTGGAATGCCGATTGGAAGTCCGGGAATGGAAATGGGTGACCGACGTGACGATTATGATGTTTTATTGCTGAAAAAAGATGGTGGCTCACAAGTTTATGCACGTATTCGTGCAAATAGTTAG
- a CDS encoding thioredoxin family protein, with protein MQASQIGFNPLYAEDNPILEDISQLTGYAFLEFGAPWCEHCKAAQSAIEQTLKPLQFAHVKVYDGKGLALGRAFKVRRWPTLILLKDGVELARVVRPTSTAQVNALLSSMSAG; from the coding sequence ATGCAAGCTAGTCAAATAGGGTTTAACCCTCTATACGCTGAAGATAACCCGATTTTAGAAGACATTAGCCAACTGACCGGCTATGCCTTTTTAGAATTTGGAGCCCCATGGTGCGAGCATTGCAAAGCGGCACAATCTGCCATTGAGCAAACCTTAAAACCGCTTCAATTTGCGCACGTTAAGGTTTATGACGGTAAAGGTTTGGCTTTAGGCCGCGCCTTTAAAGTTAGACGCTGGCCTACGTTAATTTTATTAAAAGATGGTGTGGAATTAGCTCGCGTGGTTCGCCCAACGTCTACTGCGCAGGTGAATGCATTACTCTCATCAATGTCTGCTGGCTAA
- a CDS encoding DUF3010 family protein, whose amino-acid sequence MKICGVELSANDAVICFLQFEQQTFNLPDCRVRKVSLPKGHSTDDLRHFQKTFAKLMADYGINKVAIKERALKGKFAGGPIGFKLEATIQLIDTLDVIMLSQKEIKLALSENRLPISFSDTGLKVFQETAFTTAYAAHVLA is encoded by the coding sequence ATGAAAATTTGTGGTGTAGAACTCTCTGCTAATGATGCTGTTATTTGTTTCCTTCAATTTGAACAGCAAACGTTTAATTTACCCGATTGTCGAGTCCGTAAAGTAAGTTTGCCAAAGGGGCATTCTACTGATGACTTACGACACTTCCAAAAAACTTTTGCTAAATTGATGGCCGACTATGGCATTAACAAGGTGGCCATTAAAGAGCGTGCTTTAAAAGGCAAATTTGCCGGTGGCCCCATTGGTTTTAAATTAGAAGCAACTATTCAGTTGATTGATACACTTGATGTAATAATGCTATCTCAAAAAGAAATTAAGTTAGCTCTATCTGAAAACCGTTTACCAATAAGTTTTTCTGATACTGGATTAAAAGTGTTTCAAGAAACCGCCTTTACCACCGCTTATGCCGCGCATGTTTTGGCATAA
- a CDS encoding DUF481 domain-containing protein has product MKPFIFLLSLAFFQSAIATEIKLLNGDTLNGDVIKTENGQVTLSHPILGLVTIPSSNIKPAVVSEEKIVDKKDNGLLGTGFFKDWKRSAELGINGNEGNTQDMDIHIGVNGDFSNTTRRWSISSGYNNGSDDNETTKSDFFAQFTRDFLNPSTPHFSFIKGRYDWDEFEDWDHQIDLSAGVGSQLIKKDAWSLIGRTGLGVSKEFGGDNDDWTPEALLGLESFWAISKHHSVEFKNSLYPNLDKLGEFRNLTELNWKIGLADINNLNLKVGFVNDYDSLANGESQENDFQYRLLLAFDI; this is encoded by the coding sequence ATGAAGCCTTTTATCTTTCTGCTGAGCTTAGCTTTTTTCCAATCCGCAATCGCTACTGAAATTAAATTACTCAATGGAGACACCTTGAACGGTGATGTTATTAAAACAGAAAATGGACAAGTCACCCTTTCTCACCCTATTTTAGGCTTAGTAACTATCCCTTCGTCCAACATTAAACCAGCTGTAGTGAGCGAAGAAAAAATAGTCGATAAAAAAGATAACGGCCTATTAGGTACCGGCTTTTTTAAAGACTGGAAAAGATCCGCTGAACTAGGGATTAATGGCAATGAAGGTAATACACAAGATATGGATATTCATATTGGTGTGAATGGGGATTTTTCAAACACAACAAGACGTTGGTCGATATCCAGTGGATATAACAATGGTAGCGATGATAATGAAACGACAAAAAGTGATTTTTTTGCTCAATTTACAAGAGATTTTCTTAACCCATCAACACCCCACTTTTCTTTTATAAAGGGTCGATATGACTGGGATGAGTTCGAAGATTGGGATCACCAAATTGACCTATCGGCCGGTGTAGGTAGCCAATTAATAAAAAAAGACGCTTGGTCACTTATCGGTAGAACAGGTCTAGGTGTGAGTAAAGAGTTTGGTGGTGACAATGATGACTGGACACCAGAAGCACTTTTGGGGCTTGAAAGTTTTTGGGCTATTAGTAAACATCATTCGGTAGAGTTTAAAAACAGCCTATACCCAAATTTGGATAAATTAGGCGAGTTTAGAAATTTAACAGAACTCAATTGGAAAATTGGCCTAGCAGATATTAATAATTTGAATCTAAAAGTAGGGTTTGTTAATGACTATGACTCATTAGCGAACGGTGAGAGTCAAGAAAATGATTTTCAATATCGTCTTTTATTAGCCTTTGATATCTAA
- the nudK gene encoding GDP-mannose pyrophosphatase NudK translates to MIQSIKNLSKKVLSDNWYTLNKYTFDFQKENGQWEQHQREVYDRGNGATVLLYSAAKQSVILTRQFRLPSYLNGNNDGLLIETCAGLLDGDEPEICIKKEIEEETGYSVKTVKKVFQAYMSPGVVTEILHFFIAEYTPQMKISEGGGLAHEQENIEVLELNFEAAYQMIATGDIVDAKTIMLLQYAKLNQLCL, encoded by the coding sequence ATGATTCAGAGTATTAAAAATTTAAGTAAAAAAGTACTATCCGATAACTGGTATACATTGAATAAATATACCTTCGATTTCCAAAAAGAAAACGGTCAATGGGAGCAACATCAACGTGAGGTTTATGACCGAGGCAATGGTGCTACGGTACTGCTCTATAGTGCAGCAAAGCAGAGCGTTATTCTTACTAGACAGTTTCGTTTACCCAGCTATTTAAATGGCAATAATGACGGCCTTCTCATTGAAACCTGTGCAGGTTTGTTAGACGGCGACGAACCAGAAATATGTATAAAAAAAGAAATTGAGGAAGAAACTGGATACAGCGTTAAAACGGTTAAGAAAGTTTTTCAAGCCTATATGTCCCCAGGCGTAGTGACTGAAATACTGCATTTTTTTATTGCTGAATACACACCGCAAATGAAAATAAGTGAAGGCGGAGGACTCGCGCATGAACAAGAAAACATTGAAGTCTTAGAGCTTAATTTTGAAGCGGCATATCAAATGATCGCAACAGGCGATATCGTTGATGCCAAAACTATTATGCTTCTCCAATACGCAAAACTAAATCAACTTTGTTTATAA